A genome region from Nocardioides cynanchi includes the following:
- a CDS encoding metallophosphoesterase, with the protein MTSFGQLPPPSHVLAHISDTHLLAGDARQYGAIDTVAHFRSALERLTRIDPPSQALVVTGDLADLGEPAAYRELRSLVEPFAEGIGAEVVWCMGNHDERTAYSRELFGEESDAPQDRVYDVAGLRVVSLDTSVPGWHHGELTDEQLGWLSDVLATPAEHGTILALHHPPIPSPLVPAAEIIELLDTDRLAAVLRGSDVRAILGGHYHFSSHSTFAGIPVSVAAATCYVVDTAPLDRLISAVDGHQAFNVVHVYDDRVVHSIVPVPDAPEVDGFGADLAPLLEALSPEERLDMVSRKDSPLNTGQLDLDAPPLGG; encoded by the coding sequence GTGACCTCGTTCGGCCAGCTCCCGCCGCCCAGCCACGTGCTGGCGCACATCAGCGACACCCACCTGCTCGCCGGCGACGCCCGGCAGTACGGCGCGATCGACACCGTGGCGCACTTCCGCTCCGCCCTGGAGCGCCTGACAAGGATCGACCCGCCATCCCAGGCGCTGGTGGTCACCGGCGACCTCGCCGACCTCGGCGAGCCGGCGGCCTATCGCGAGCTGCGCAGCCTGGTCGAGCCGTTCGCGGAAGGGATCGGCGCCGAGGTCGTCTGGTGCATGGGCAACCACGACGAGCGCACGGCGTACTCCCGCGAGCTGTTCGGCGAGGAGTCCGACGCCCCCCAGGACCGGGTGTACGACGTCGCCGGGCTGCGGGTCGTCAGCCTGGACACCAGCGTGCCGGGCTGGCACCACGGCGAGCTCACCGACGAGCAGCTCGGATGGCTGAGCGACGTCCTGGCCACGCCTGCCGAGCACGGCACGATCCTGGCCCTGCACCACCCGCCGATCCCGTCTCCCCTGGTGCCGGCCGCGGAGATCATCGAGCTCCTCGACACCGACCGGCTCGCTGCGGTGCTCCGCGGCTCGGACGTCCGCGCGATCCTCGGCGGCCACTACCACTTCTCCTCCCACTCGACCTTCGCCGGGATCCCGGTCTCGGTCGCCGCCGCCACCTGCTACGTCGTGGACACCGCCCCGCTCGACCGGCTGATCTCCGCGGTGGACGGGCACCAGGCGTTCAACGTCGTCCATGTGTACGACGACCGGGTCGTCCACTCGATCGTGCCGGTGCCGGACGCACCCGAGGTCGACGGTTTCGGCGCCGATCTCGCGCCCCTGCTGGAGGCCCTCAGCCCCGAGGAGCGGCTCGACATGGTCTCGCGCAAGGACTCCCCGCTGAACACCGGCCAGCTTGACCTCGACGCACCGCCGCTCGGCGGCTGA
- the fahA gene encoding fumarylacetoacetase → MPEPDGYGLDHLPYGAYSVGAGTPRIGVRLGDRVLDVADLRPELDRPTLNDFMALGPDAWAETRAQVTDLAAADALAATPVDDVRLHLPFAVGDYVDFYASLDHASNVGRIFRPDQEPLLPNWRHLPVGYHGRGGTVVVSGTPVVRPCGQRKAPTEDAPTYGPSRRLDIEAELGFVIGAGSALGSRISVGDLAEHVFGVVGLNDWSARDIQAWEYVPLGPFLGKSFATSVAAWVTPLAALDAAWCDLPGQDPTPLDYLVGPGSPGSEGGGPRGLDIDVEVVLNDRVVSRPPYRTMYWSPAQMLAHLTVNGASTRPGDLFASGTISGPEPDTRGSFLELSWGGREPFGGPGGESRTFLEDGDVVTLRYSAPGTSGGRITLGEVTGRIEPARP, encoded by the coding sequence ATGCCTGAGCCGGACGGCTACGGCCTCGACCACCTGCCGTACGGCGCCTACTCCGTCGGCGCCGGGACCCCACGGATCGGGGTGCGCCTGGGCGACCGGGTGCTCGATGTCGCCGACCTACGTCCCGAGCTCGACCGGCCGACCCTGAACGACTTCATGGCGCTCGGTCCCGATGCCTGGGCCGAGACCCGGGCCCAGGTCACCGACCTCGCCGCCGCCGATGCGTTGGCAGCGACACCGGTCGACGACGTACGCCTGCACCTGCCGTTCGCCGTGGGCGACTACGTCGACTTCTATGCCTCGCTCGACCACGCGTCCAACGTCGGCCGGATCTTCCGACCCGACCAGGAGCCGCTGCTGCCCAACTGGCGCCATCTCCCCGTCGGCTACCACGGTCGTGGCGGCACCGTCGTCGTCAGTGGTACGCCGGTGGTCCGGCCCTGCGGGCAGCGGAAGGCGCCGACGGAGGACGCCCCGACCTACGGGCCGAGCCGACGCCTCGACATCGAGGCGGAGCTCGGCTTCGTGATCGGTGCCGGTTCGGCACTCGGGTCGCGGATCAGCGTCGGCGACCTGGCCGAGCACGTCTTCGGCGTCGTCGGCCTCAACGACTGGTCCGCCCGCGACATCCAGGCCTGGGAGTACGTGCCCCTCGGACCGTTCCTCGGCAAGTCGTTCGCCACCTCGGTGGCAGCCTGGGTCACCCCCCTCGCCGCCCTCGACGCCGCGTGGTGCGACCTGCCCGGCCAGGACCCGACACCTCTGGACTACCTGGTCGGGCCGGGCTCGCCCGGCTCGGAGGGGGGCGGACCCCGCGGGCTCGACATCGACGTCGAGGTGGTCCTGAACGACCGGGTGGTCAGCCGCCCGCCGTACCGCACGATGTACTGGTCGCCCGCGCAGATGCTCGCGCACCTGACCGTGAACGGCGCCTCGACCAGGCCCGGTGACCTGTTCGCCTCCGGCACCATCAGCGGCCCGGAGCCCGACACCCGGGGCTCGTTCCTCGAGCTCAGCTGGGGTGGCCGGGAGCCGTTCGGCGGGCCGGGCGGAGAGAGCCGCACCTTCCTCGAGGACGGCGACGTGGTGACCTTGCGCTACTCCGCCCCCGGGACGAGCGGCGGACGGATCACCCTCGGCGAGGTGACCGGCCGGATCGAGCCCGCGCGCCCCTGA
- a CDS encoding NAD(P)/FAD-dependent oxidoreductase, with the protein MTTVPRSADAVVVGGGTIGAWTAWFLRQSGLGDVVLLERDTLGQGASSRAAGMVRAQGGTEAAVRLGMFSRDFYTGQQEALGIDSGFVAQGYFMPCFTDTEVQQARGRIAMQQALGLDVRWVDGDEVDAMNPAMAPGQTLGSSYAPGDGYIDPPRNVLAYTAALFTAGVRVCERTPFTGLAVEAGHVVGVHTSAGDIATSRVVLTGGPTLAAVGAAAGVRIPSGGARHQVVVTEPHPAFAPDRLPMVFDLRSGIYWRPWEGGLMWGMSNPDEAPGEARAFDHGYFEVMAERMATLVPATTEVGLRKTWAATIDYTPDHLPILGPALRDGEVLDGAFVAAAGGHGMMWGPGVAKAASDLVLTGQSDVLDTTDLGLDRFDADGRSRLTPDPIALPFPELT; encoded by the coding sequence ATGACCACAGTGCCGCGAAGCGCCGATGCGGTGGTCGTCGGCGGTGGGACGATCGGCGCCTGGACCGCGTGGTTCCTGCGTCAGTCGGGCCTCGGCGACGTCGTCCTGCTCGAGCGCGACACGCTCGGCCAGGGTGCCAGCTCCCGGGCCGCAGGCATGGTCCGTGCCCAGGGCGGCACCGAGGCCGCGGTCCGGCTCGGGATGTTCAGCCGGGACTTCTACACCGGACAGCAGGAGGCGCTCGGGATCGACTCGGGCTTCGTGGCGCAGGGGTACTTCATGCCGTGCTTCACCGACACCGAGGTGCAGCAGGCCCGGGGTCGGATCGCGATGCAGCAGGCGCTCGGTCTCGACGTGCGCTGGGTCGACGGCGACGAGGTCGACGCGATGAACCCGGCGATGGCTCCCGGGCAGACGCTCGGATCGTCGTACGCGCCCGGCGACGGCTACATCGACCCGCCCCGCAACGTGCTTGCCTACACCGCCGCGCTGTTCACGGCTGGGGTGCGGGTCTGCGAACGCACGCCGTTCACCGGGCTGGCCGTCGAGGCCGGGCACGTGGTGGGGGTGCACACCTCGGCCGGCGACATCGCGACCAGCCGCGTGGTGCTGACCGGCGGACCGACCCTCGCTGCCGTCGGGGCCGCGGCCGGCGTCCGGATCCCCTCCGGCGGGGCACGGCACCAGGTCGTGGTCACCGAGCCCCATCCGGCGTTCGCTCCCGACCGGCTGCCGATGGTCTTCGACCTGAGGTCGGGGATCTACTGGCGTCCCTGGGAGGGCGGGCTGATGTGGGGGATGAGCAACCCCGACGAGGCGCCCGGCGAGGCGCGCGCGTTCGACCATGGCTACTTCGAGGTGATGGCCGAGCGGATGGCGACCCTGGTGCCCGCCACCACCGAGGTCGGGCTGCGCAAGACGTGGGCCGCGACGATCGACTACACCCCCGACCACCTGCCGATCCTGGGTCCGGCCCTGCGCGACGGGGAGGTCCTCGACGGCGCGTTCGTGGCCGCGGCGGGCGGGCACGGGATGATGTGGGGCCCGGGGGTCGCCAAGGCCGCCTCCGACCTCGTGCTGACCGGGCAGAGCGACGTCCTCGACACGACCGACCTGGGTCTCGACCGCTTCGACGCCGACGGCCGCAGCCGGCTGACCCCGGACCCGATCGCCCTCCCCTTCCCCGAGCTCACCTGA
- a CDS encoding acyl-CoA dehydrogenase family protein: MYGLTPDDLALQARARGFADELIAHEEYAEAHEGELPPDVAHRLEARAVELGLTATNMPVDVGGRGLSHLQQVLVQEQGGRVTNALAWCLTTPPGWWPAVANDHQRETWLIPTVEGRREECYAITEEHAGSDVSDLQATAARDGDDYVLNGVKWHVTSYNKADYVFFQAVLTTGEHAGEQALFVADKDTPGIRVVRTPAYTHTIAHHHPIVAFEDVRVPATHLIGSEDAGMSFVYEWFRYERLMIATRCLGAVERLVDEMSAFAAQRRIGLDRLADKQLVQAMLADSLTELFAARSMVYGLARSLDGQSGGLDLKVAHAQCSMAKLFCSEMAGRVADRAVQVFGGRGYMRENVAERFFRELRVERIWEGASEVQRVIIADQLGKRGRARLV; encoded by the coding sequence ATGTACGGACTGACCCCTGACGACCTCGCGCTCCAGGCTCGCGCCCGCGGGTTCGCCGACGAGCTGATCGCGCACGAGGAGTACGCCGAGGCGCACGAGGGCGAGCTCCCTCCCGACGTGGCGCACCGCCTCGAGGCCCGGGCCGTCGAGCTCGGGCTGACCGCGACCAACATGCCCGTCGACGTGGGCGGTCGGGGGCTCAGCCACCTCCAGCAGGTGCTGGTGCAGGAGCAGGGCGGCCGGGTCACCAACGCGCTGGCCTGGTGCCTCACGACGCCACCGGGCTGGTGGCCCGCCGTCGCCAACGACCACCAGCGTGAGACCTGGCTGATCCCGACCGTCGAAGGCCGCCGCGAGGAGTGCTACGCGATCACCGAGGAGCACGCCGGCTCGGACGTCTCCGACCTCCAGGCCACCGCAGCGCGGGACGGTGACGACTACGTGCTGAACGGCGTGAAGTGGCACGTCACGTCGTACAACAAGGCCGACTACGTCTTCTTCCAGGCCGTGCTCACGACCGGCGAGCACGCCGGCGAGCAGGCGCTCTTCGTCGCCGACAAGGACACCCCCGGCATCCGCGTGGTCCGCACCCCGGCGTACACCCACACCATCGCCCACCACCACCCGATCGTGGCCTTCGAGGACGTCCGGGTGCCGGCCACCCACCTGATCGGCTCCGAGGATGCCGGGATGTCGTTCGTCTACGAGTGGTTCCGCTACGAGCGGCTGATGATCGCGACCCGCTGCCTCGGCGCCGTCGAGCGGCTGGTCGACGAGATGTCCGCCTTCGCCGCCCAGCGACGGATCGGCCTCGACCGGCTCGCGGACAAGCAGCTGGTCCAGGCGATGCTGGCCGACAGCCTCACCGAGCTCTTCGCGGCCCGCTCGATGGTCTACGGCCTGGCCCGCAGCCTCGACGGGCAGTCGGGAGGCCTCGACCTCAAGGTCGCCCACGCCCAGTGCTCGATGGCCAAGCTCTTCTGCAGCGAGATGGCAGGGCGGGTCGCCGACCGGGCCGTCCAGGTCTTCGGCGGACGGGGATACATGCGGGAGAACGTCGCCGAGCGCTTCTTCCGCGAGCTGCGCGTCGAGCGCATCTGGGAGGGCGCCAGCGAGGTGCAGCGCGTGATCATCGCCGACCAGCTGGGCAAGCGCGGCCGGGCCCGACTGGTCTAG
- a CDS encoding acetate--CoA ligase family protein, with protein sequence MTLDPPERLRRMMSARSVAVVGASERPGSFGWRVSTEVLRSPGLERVHLVNPGRTSVLGHPCVPSLADVPEPVDLVLLGVPDSALVPALSLAAARGDAGAVIYGPAYGVRDEVVAAAGQMALVGAGCMGFVDTTTGVRAIGYLERDPLPAGSIALVTHSGSVFSALLRTHRRLEYSVAVSSGQELVTTAADHLAYALSLPQTRVVGLVLETMRDAPHLAAGLAEAAARGIPVCALTVGSSLRGQALVDAHSGAVAGSDAGWEALFAGYGVHRCFDLADLTDSLELFSIGRRLVPSAGRGLATAHDSGAERVLVADVAERLGVPFAELAPATVERLSSLLDPGLEAINPLDVWGSGADTEELFGGALAALADDAEVGVVALAVDLVEEYDGDESFPRALATLLTRTEKPVVVLSNLASAVDPMAAARLRGLGIPVLEGTASGLRAIGHLLSPPPAARPEAVVDRARQARWTERGLGDWAALLEDYGIAVVPSAVVGSADEAVGVASALGYPVVLKTAEAAVHHKTEQDGVRLGIASVEAVRTSYDDLAARLGARVVVQRQVAGVEVALGIVRDPLLGPLVVVAAGGTLVELMGERAVALPPVGRGPALDLLGRLRLWRVLEGYRGAPPADVDALVTTIVGLGQLTLELGDHLAGLDLNPVVVGPAPTPDQPAGGAVVVDALLLPR encoded by the coding sequence GTGACCCTCGATCCCCCGGAGCGGCTGCGGAGGATGATGTCCGCGCGCTCGGTGGCCGTGGTGGGCGCCAGCGAACGGCCCGGCTCGTTCGGCTGGCGGGTGTCCACGGAGGTGCTGCGCAGCCCCGGTCTCGAGCGGGTGCACCTGGTGAACCCCGGGCGCACCTCGGTACTCGGTCATCCCTGCGTGCCGTCGTTGGCCGACGTGCCCGAACCGGTCGACCTGGTGCTCCTCGGCGTCCCGGACTCCGCCCTCGTGCCCGCGCTCTCGCTGGCGGCGGCGCGCGGTGACGCGGGGGCGGTGATCTACGGGCCGGCGTACGGCGTCCGCGACGAGGTGGTCGCGGCGGCCGGCCAGATGGCGCTGGTCGGCGCTGGCTGCATGGGGTTCGTCGACACCACGACCGGGGTCCGGGCGATCGGCTACCTCGAGCGCGACCCGCTGCCCGCCGGGTCGATCGCGCTGGTCACCCACTCCGGCTCGGTCTTCTCGGCACTGCTGCGCACCCACCGGCGGCTGGAGTACTCCGTCGCCGTCTCGTCGGGCCAGGAGCTGGTGACGACCGCGGCGGACCACCTGGCCTACGCGCTGTCCCTGCCCCAGACCCGGGTGGTCGGGCTGGTGCTGGAGACGATGCGCGACGCCCCGCACCTGGCGGCCGGCCTGGCCGAGGCAGCCGCGCGGGGCATCCCGGTGTGCGCGCTGACCGTCGGCTCGTCGCTGCGCGGGCAGGCCCTGGTCGACGCGCACTCGGGAGCCGTCGCGGGGTCGGACGCCGGTTGGGAGGCCCTGTTCGCGGGGTACGGCGTGCATCGCTGCTTCGACCTCGCCGACCTGACCGACAGCCTCGAGCTGTTCTCGATCGGGCGGCGCCTGGTCCCGTCGGCGGGCCGCGGGCTGGCGACCGCTCACGACTCGGGCGCCGAGCGGGTCCTGGTCGCGGACGTCGCGGAGCGGCTCGGCGTACCGTTCGCCGAGCTCGCCCCGGCGACGGTGGAGCGGCTCTCCTCGCTGCTCGACCCCGGGCTGGAGGCGATCAACCCGCTCGACGTGTGGGGCAGCGGGGCCGACACCGAGGAGCTCTTCGGTGGCGCGCTGGCGGCGCTGGCCGACGACGCCGAGGTCGGGGTGGTGGCGTTGGCGGTCGACCTGGTCGAGGAGTACGACGGTGACGAGTCGTTCCCGCGGGCGCTCGCGACGCTGCTGACGCGGACCGAGAAACCGGTCGTGGTGCTGTCCAACCTGGCGTCCGCCGTCGACCCGATGGCGGCGGCGCGGCTGCGAGGCCTCGGCATCCCGGTCCTGGAGGGCACGGCGTCGGGGCTGCGCGCCATCGGTCATCTGCTGTCGCCGCCGCCGGCGGCGCGGCCGGAGGCGGTGGTGGACCGGGCGCGACAGGCCCGGTGGACCGAGCGAGGGCTGGGCGACTGGGCCGCCCTGCTGGAGGACTACGGGATCGCGGTGGTCCCGAGCGCGGTGGTGGGCTCGGCCGACGAAGCCGTCGGGGTGGCGTCGGCGCTGGGGTACCCCGTCGTACTGAAGACCGCGGAGGCCGCCGTCCACCACAAGACCGAGCAGGACGGGGTGCGCCTCGGGATAGCGTCCGTCGAGGCCGTGCGGACGTCGTACGACGACCTGGCCGCGCGGCTCGGTGCGCGGGTCGTCGTACAACGTCAGGTGGCCGGGGTCGAGGTGGCGCTCGGGATCGTCCGCGACCCGCTGCTCGGCCCCCTCGTCGTGGTCGCGGCCGGCGGGACGCTGGTCGAGCTGATGGGCGAGCGTGCGGTCGCGCTGCCACCGGTCGGCCGTGGTCCGGCGCTCGACCTGCTGGGCCGCCTGCGGCTGTGGCGGGTGCTGGAGGGCTACCGCGGCGCCCCACCGGCCGATGTCGACGCGCTGGTGACCACGATCGTCGGCCTCGGGCAGCTCACCCTGGAGCTCGGCGACCACCTCGCCGGCCTCGATCTCAACCCGGTCGTCGTCGGCCCGGCACCCACTCCCGACCAGCCGGCGGGTGGTGCCGTCGTCGTCGACGCCCTCCTCCTCCCCCGCTGA
- a CDS encoding class I SAM-dependent methyltransferase yields MSFEVPAESYLRFMGRYSEPLAREFLAYAALPEGGRVLDVGCGPGVLTQLLVDRPGAAPVSAVDPSPPFVAATRDRFAGLDVRQARAEALPFDDGTFDAALAGLVVHFMTDPVGGLREMGRVTRPGGVVAASVWDHAGTGSPLSLFWQAAAELDPDAPVEGDLPGTSEGHLVALATEAGLDDVEPSALTVRVRFTSYDEWWAPYLLGVGPLGDYVATLDEEHLRRLHDRCRARLPEPPFEQAATAWVIRARA; encoded by the coding sequence ATGAGCTTCGAGGTGCCGGCTGAGTCCTACCTCCGCTTCATGGGCCGCTACTCCGAGCCGCTGGCCCGCGAGTTTCTCGCGTACGCCGCGCTGCCGGAGGGTGGCCGGGTGCTCGACGTGGGCTGTGGTCCGGGGGTGCTCACCCAGCTCCTGGTGGACCGGCCCGGAGCCGCCCCGGTGTCCGCGGTCGACCCCTCGCCACCGTTCGTCGCGGCGACGCGAGACCGCTTCGCGGGGCTCGACGTGCGCCAGGCCCGGGCTGAGGCGCTGCCCTTCGACGACGGCACCTTCGACGCGGCTCTGGCCGGGCTGGTCGTGCACTTCATGACCGACCCGGTCGGCGGGCTGCGGGAGATGGGTCGGGTCACCCGGCCCGGCGGCGTGGTCGCGGCCTCGGTCTGGGACCACGCGGGCACCGGCTCGCCGCTGTCGCTGTTCTGGCAGGCGGCCGCGGAGCTCGACCCCGACGCCCCGGTCGAGGGCGACCTGCCCGGCACCAGCGAGGGTCATCTGGTCGCGCTGGCCACCGAGGCCGGTCTCGACGACGTCGAGCCGTCGGCCCTGACGGTCCGCGTCCGCTTCACGTCGTACGACGAGTGGTGGGCGCCCTACCTCCTCGGGGTCGGCCCGCTCGGCGACTACGTCGCGACCCTGGACGAGGAGCACCTGCGGCGGCTCCACGACCGGTGCCGCGCGCGGCTGCCCGAGCCACCGTTCGAGCAGGCCGCCACCGCCTGGGTGATCCGGGCCCGCGCCTAG
- a CDS encoding aspartate aminotransferase family protein, with amino-acid sequence MTATEIAPELSTRLDSLIDQETEVFRGRQTGSAAMSERARTLAGGATSNWQIAEPHAVWISHGAGPHVVDVDGNEYADFHGGYGVSLAGHAHPAIVEAVRRRVGQGTHFAQPTEDSIVVADNLAERFGQPLWRFGNSGTEVTMDAVHLMRAVTGRDRIIKVEGGYHGHHDSVMVSVLPEPDDEIGPPDAPLGVVSNSGIPDAVADLVTVVQFNDLAAVEAALARHPGEIAGMIVEPIMMNAGIIHPQDGYLAGLKDLLHAHGALLTFDEVKTGLTVGPGGVSRLVGVTPDLICVAKSIGGGVSTAAIGGQTEVMGLIATGAYEQVGTFNGNPLAMAAARAMLTEVLTDEAYAHLDHLRDRVSSGLQSVIDRHDAPWRVVTAGAKGCVSFMPQPIHNFRDFRELDGRYGHAHWLVQHNRGAFLPPWGKVEQWLISVQHTDADIDRFVANCGHLADELLGSRA; translated from the coding sequence ATGACCGCGACCGAGATCGCACCCGAGCTGTCCACCCGTCTCGACTCCCTGATCGACCAGGAGACCGAGGTCTTCCGCGGTCGCCAGACCGGCAGCGCAGCGATGTCGGAGCGAGCTCGCACGCTGGCCGGCGGCGCGACCTCCAACTGGCAGATCGCCGAGCCGCACGCGGTCTGGATCAGCCACGGCGCGGGCCCCCACGTGGTCGACGTGGACGGCAACGAGTACGCCGACTTCCACGGTGGGTACGGCGTGTCCCTGGCCGGGCACGCGCACCCGGCCATCGTCGAGGCGGTACGACGACGGGTCGGCCAGGGCACGCACTTCGCCCAGCCGACCGAGGACTCCATAGTGGTGGCCGACAACCTCGCGGAGCGGTTCGGCCAGCCGCTGTGGCGCTTCGGCAACTCGGGCACCGAGGTCACCATGGACGCCGTTCACCTGATGCGGGCGGTCACCGGGCGTGACCGGATCATCAAGGTCGAGGGTGGCTACCACGGCCACCACGACTCGGTGATGGTCTCGGTACTGCCCGAGCCGGACGACGAGATCGGGCCGCCCGACGCCCCGCTGGGGGTGGTCAGCAACAGTGGCATCCCGGACGCCGTCGCGGATCTGGTGACCGTCGTCCAGTTCAACGACCTGGCGGCCGTCGAGGCCGCGCTGGCCCGTCACCCCGGCGAGATCGCCGGCATGATCGTGGAGCCGATCATGATGAACGCCGGCATCATCCACCCGCAGGACGGCTACCTCGCCGGGCTCAAGGACCTGCTCCACGCGCACGGCGCCCTGCTCACCTTCGACGAGGTGAAGACCGGGCTCACGGTCGGACCCGGCGGCGTGAGCCGGCTGGTCGGTGTGACCCCCGACCTGATCTGTGTCGCGAAGTCGATCGGCGGCGGCGTCTCCACCGCGGCGATCGGCGGCCAGACCGAGGTGATGGGGCTGATCGCGACCGGTGCCTACGAGCAGGTCGGCACCTTCAACGGCAACCCGTTGGCGATGGCCGCGGCCAGGGCGATGCTGACCGAGGTGCTGACCGACGAGGCCTACGCCCACCTCGACCACCTGCGCGACCGGGTCAGCTCGGGGCTGCAGAGCGTCATCGACCGGCACGACGCTCCCTGGCGGGTCGTGACCGCCGGCGCCAAGGGGTGCGTCTCGTTCATGCCGCAGCCGATCCACAACTTCCGCGACTTCCGCGAGCTCGACGGCCGCTACGGCCACGCCCACTGGCTGGTGCAGCACAACCGGGGCGCGTTCCTGCCGCCGTGGGGCAAGGTCGAGCAGTGGCTGATCTCGGTGCAGCACACCGACGCCGACATCGACCGCTTCGTCGCCAACTGCGGCCACCTGGCCGACGAGCTGCTCGGGTCTCGCGCCTGA
- a CDS encoding TetR/AcrR family transcriptional regulator: protein MAARDTGDAVADVRRDQMLSAAATLIAERGFSDTRIADVAERVGASPALVIYYFGTKDSLLTEALRWSERSFYAATEEMLRSTTGLRDRLETLVEWTLVPAKQSSITGDWGLWFDLWAQAFRHPEVKKDRAELDAQWRDLIVRVVRAGVDAGEIGELDVETFAIMWSSLLDGLVVQVALDDPVVDVARARKVALDVAGKELGLGPARSRAKRKR, encoded by the coding sequence ATGGCCGCGCGCGACACCGGCGACGCCGTCGCCGACGTACGCCGCGACCAGATGCTCTCGGCGGCCGCCACGCTGATCGCGGAGCGCGGTTTCAGCGACACCCGGATCGCCGACGTCGCCGAGCGCGTGGGCGCCAGTCCGGCGCTGGTCATCTACTACTTCGGCACGAAGGACAGCCTCCTCACCGAGGCCCTGCGCTGGTCCGAACGCTCGTTCTACGCCGCCACCGAGGAGATGCTGCGCTCGACGACCGGGCTCCGCGATCGCCTCGAGACCCTCGTCGAGTGGACCCTGGTCCCCGCCAAGCAGAGCTCGATCACCGGCGACTGGGGCCTCTGGTTCGACCTGTGGGCCCAGGCCTTCCGGCACCCCGAGGTCAAGAAGGACCGCGCCGAGCTCGACGCCCAGTGGCGCGACCTGATCGTGCGCGTCGTCCGGGCCGGGGTCGACGCCGGCGAGATCGGGGAGCTCGACGTCGAGACGTTCGCGATCATGTGGAGCTCCCTGCTCGACGGGCTCGTGGTGCAGGTCGCCCTCGACGACCCGGTCGTCGACGTGGCCCGGGCCCGCAAGGTGGCCCTCGACGTCGCCGGCAAAGAGCTCGGTCTCGGCCCCGCCCGGTCCCGCGCAAAGCGCAAGCGCTGA
- a CDS encoding ABC transporter ATP-binding protein: protein MAGGLSLTGLVKRFGDAVAVDGLDLEIGEGEFFSLLGSSGCGKTTTLRMIAGFEEPDEGQIVLDGADLSQVSPHKRPVNTVFQSYALFPFLDVSDNVAFGLRYQRASKDDVRRRVGAALELVQMGSLAKRKPHQLSGGQQQRVALARALVLEPTVLLLDEPMGALDAKLRKQLQLELRALQKQVGTTFVYVTHDQEEALTMSDRLAVLESGRVMQVGTPSEVYSEPANAHVATFLGTANLWDAHIVSADADGVCCKVGDVELRVAGTRAEPGSEMAVMVRPERVEVTPAGTATDGANVLPGRVGTLTFRGAHTAVLLDCSGLRLEAEVANVAGAPPAWLAEGAAVVAQVSPQALRLLSA from the coding sequence ATGGCCGGCGGGCTGTCACTGACCGGGCTCGTCAAGCGCTTCGGCGACGCCGTGGCGGTCGACGGACTCGACCTCGAGATCGGCGAGGGTGAGTTCTTCTCCCTGCTCGGCTCGTCCGGCTGCGGCAAGACCACGACCCTGCGGATGATCGCCGGGTTCGAGGAGCCCGACGAGGGGCAGATCGTCCTGGACGGTGCCGACCTCTCCCAGGTCTCGCCGCACAAGCGTCCGGTCAACACCGTCTTCCAGTCCTACGCGCTGTTCCCCTTCCTCGACGTCTCCGACAACGTCGCCTTCGGCCTGCGCTACCAGCGCGCCTCCAAGGACGACGTACGACGTCGGGTCGGCGCCGCGCTCGAGCTCGTGCAGATGGGCAGCCTGGCCAAGCGCAAGCCGCATCAGCTCTCGGGCGGCCAGCAGCAGCGCGTCGCACTGGCCCGCGCGCTGGTCCTCGAGCCGACCGTGCTCCTGCTCGACGAGCCGATGGGCGCCCTGGACGCCAAGCTCCGCAAGCAGCTCCAGCTCGAGCTCCGGGCCCTGCAGAAGCAGGTCGGCACGACCTTCGTCTACGTCACCCACGACCAGGAGGAGGCACTGACGATGAGCGACCGGCTCGCGGTGCTCGAGTCGGGCAGGGTGATGCAGGTGGGCACCCCCAGCGAGGTCTACAGCGAGCCCGCGAACGCCCATGTGGCCACGTTCCTGGGCACCGCGAACCTCTGGGACGCGCACATCGTGTCGGCCGACGCGGACGGCGTCTGTTGCAAGGTCGGCGACGTCGAGCTGCGGGTTGCCGGCACCCGGGCGGAGCCCGGCTCCGAGATGGCGGTGATGGTGCGCCCGGAGCGGGTGGAGGTGACCCCCGCCGGCACCGCCACCGACGGCGCCAACGTGCTGCCCGGCCGGGTCGGCACGCTCACCTTCCGCGGAGCCCACACCGCGGTGCTCCTCGACTGCTCGGGGCTGCGTCTCGAGGCCGAGGTCGCCAACGTGGCCGGCGCTCCGCCCGCCTGGCTCGCCGAGGGCGCCGCAGTCGTCGCGCAGGTGTCGCCCCAGGCGCTGCGGCTGCTGTCGGCCTGA